DNA sequence from the Nitrospirota bacterium genome:
TCTCCTGTTGTTGGTTGGTCTATGCCGCCCATAACATTAAGAAGGGTTGACTTACCCGAGCCGCTTGGACCCATGACTGCTATGTAGCCCCCTCTTTCTACATTCAATCGCACATTATCCAGGGCATGAACGGACTCTATTCCCATCTTATAGATTTTTGATACCTCGTGAAGTTCCGAAATGAATTTTTCCATCTGATTACCTCCTTTACAAAGCCCTGAATGCCTCTACCACTCTGATCTTTGCAGCATAAAAAGCAGGATAAATGCTCGCAAGAATGCTGGACAGGGTAGAAAGCATAATGGATACCAGTAAATATCTCAGTGGAATTTTTATCAGTATGTCTTCAAAGAGGAGTGGTCCTATTAGATAGGCAAGTCCTGTTCCAACACCAAAACCAACAACACCTCCGATTATTCCGATAACTATGGACTCATAAAGAAAGAGCATTATAAGTTGTTGCTTTGATATACCAAATGCCTTGAGAAGTCCTATCTCTCTTATACGACTATAGATAGAATTCATCATCATATTGAAGACACCAATGCAACTGAGTATGAGAGAGATTATCAGGAATCCCATTATAACATTCGCAGTATTACGAAAGATTTTTGATTGGGCAGTGGCTATCTCTTTCTGTGCAGTTGCCCTCACACCAACAACCTTCTGCGATATTGCGATGACAGCATCACCAACAGGACATTTTGGGCACATCGCCCTTACATTAATCATTGAGATCAAACCCTGCTTTCCAAATATCTTCTGAGCAGTTTTAAGATGGGTAAATATCATATAATCGTCAGGGGAGTCTGTTTCATTTAATATTCCG
Encoded proteins:
- a CDS encoding ATP-binding cassette domain-containing protein encodes the protein MEKFISELHEVSKIYKMGIESVHALDNVRLNVERGGYIAVMGPSGSGKSTLLNVMGGIDQPTTG